A region from the Desulfotomaculum sp. genome encodes:
- a CDS encoding (d)CMP kinase, with the protein MPFCVAIDGPAGAGKSTVAKMVAERLNYIYVDTGAMYRVVTLNALQRHINLEDEQALTCLAASTAIELSAGCNKCTRVFMDGKEVSFAIRAPEVSRSVSLVARVPGVRKELVNQQRRMASSSNVVMEGRDVSTVIVPDAQVKIFLTASANERAKRRLEDLAGQGFKMTLGDMIEEINERDKLDSSRSVAPLVAAPDAKVIDSSKMQTRDVVELILELIRRRSG; encoded by the coding sequence ATGCCTTTTTGTGTAGCAATTGACGGGCCGGCCGGAGCCGGTAAAAGCACTGTCGCTAAAATGGTTGCGGAAAGATTAAACTATATATATGTTGACACGGGGGCAATGTATCGGGTTGTAACATTGAATGCCCTGCAGCGGCACATAAACCTGGAGGATGAGCAGGCGCTGACCTGCCTTGCGGCTTCAACTGCGATTGAACTGTCCGCCGGCTGCAATAAATGTACCCGTGTGTTTATGGATGGAAAAGAAGTATCCTTTGCGATAAGAGCTCCGGAAGTTTCCCGCAGCGTTTCCCTTGTTGCCCGTGTGCCTGGTGTCAGAAAAGAGCTTGTCAACCAGCAAAGAAGGATGGCCAGTTCAAGTAATGTAGTAATGGAGGGGCGCGATGTGAGCACAGTAATAGTACCGGATGCCCAGGTTAAAATATTTTTAACCGCCTCCGCAAATGAACGGGCGAAAAGGCGTTTAGAGGATTTAGCAGGGCAGGGTTTTAAAATGACTTTGGGTGATATGATAGAAGAAATAAACGAACGCGATAAATTGGACAGTTCCCGCTCAGTGGCGCCTTTAGTTGCTGCTCCTGATGCAAAAGTCATTGACAGCTCAAAGATGCAGACCCGTGATGTTGTTGAACTTATTCTGGAGCTGATCAGGAGGAGAAGCGGATAG
- a CDS encoding 1-acyl-sn-glycerol-3-phosphate acyltransferase, with product MFYWLGRFICRVVLLLRRMKVSGGENIPRQGGLLVVSNHVSYWDPVAVGSALKRKVHFMAKAELFAIPAFGTIITWCEAFPISRGGTDQKAVRTALQFLKQGEVVGIFPEGTRSHTSELLDPHLGVAMLAVHGNAAVLPVAVIGTRGFLGRVNVVIGRPLNFSKPKTKSDLKEKYRAISLQIMDEISGLMGDKER from the coding sequence GTGTTTTATTGGCTTGGCCGGTTTATCTGCCGGGTTGTTCTTCTCTTGCGCCGGATGAAAGTATCCGGCGGCGAGAATATTCCCCGGCAAGGGGGTCTGCTGGTAGTAAGCAATCATGTCAGCTACTGGGATCCGGTAGCAGTTGGATCCGCCCTGAAGCGCAAGGTTCATTTTATGGCCAAAGCCGAGCTTTTTGCGATACCTGCTTTTGGCACAATAATTACATGGTGCGAAGCTTTCCCTATAAGCCGCGGAGGAACTGATCAGAAAGCGGTCCGAACCGCTTTACAGTTTCTCAAGCAGGGAGAGGTTGTAGGTATTTTCCCTGAGGGAACGCGGAGCCATACATCCGAACTTTTGGATCCCCATCTTGGGGTCGCTATGCTGGCTGTTCATGGGAATGCGGCGGTGCTTCCGGTAGCCGTAATAGGTACGAGAGGATTTCTTGGCAGGGTAAATGTTGTTATCGGCAGGCCGTTAAACTTTTCAAAACCAAAAACAAAAAGTGACCTGAAAGAAAAATACAGGGCGATCAGCCTTCAAATAATGGATGAGATCTCAGGGTTAATGGGCGATAAAGAACGGTGA
- a CDS encoding bifunctional 4-hydroxy-3-methylbut-2-enyl diphosphate reductase/30S ribosomal protein S1 codes for MEVRLAKEAGFCFGVTRAVKIARNTAQEKNQVYSLGPLIHNPQVVEKLARAGIKETENMADIPAGSTVIVPTHGVGPEVMVKLDELKVCVVDATCPFVRRAQNLAHYLGQRTQVVIVGDQKHPEVRGIIGYAGEQALIVEGPDQAELLDTFPEVAVLAQTTQPLSNFQSVIDVLRSKTGSVKVFNTICNATGMRQQAALELARQVGAMVVAGGKTSANTRRLAELSRESGAPTHHVETARDLKAEWFKGIEVAGLTAGASTPDWIIEEVQTRMKELGEVMVEDEKNEKSNVNALEAEEVKTAVPEEAVDVSGSPGATPVCADETVQDSDSTDEPDTVSEEGMEDTVEVKSLSPGQIVKGVVVQVGADEVLVDMGSKSEGVVPFRELSAYEAASPQDVVSLGDEIEVTVVKVEDDEGRLILSKARADAEKAWVDLQAHLDDGSPVEGVVREVIKGGLLVDVGLRAFMPASLVEQGYVEDLNKYVGVNVKSRVIELNRARRKVILSRKSVLEEERALLKQSVLESLEEGQTVRGIVRRLTNFGAFVDIGGVDGLLHISEMAWYRVNHPSDVLNVGDEIEVRILQLDRENEKISLSLKQVLPDPWKQVVENYPVGSIVEAKVVRLAPFGAFVQLEPGVEGLVHISHLADHHVESTGEIVHEGEEISVKVLSVEPEEKRIRLSIREAKREAQKPKNTLPETKEENVTIGEVVGDIFENN; via the coding sequence ATGGAAGTGCGTTTAGCAAAAGAAGCCGGTTTCTGCTTCGGGGTAACCCGGGCGGTTAAAATCGCCAGGAATACCGCCCAGGAGAAGAATCAGGTTTATTCGTTGGGCCCTTTAATTCATAACCCGCAAGTTGTCGAGAAATTAGCCCGGGCTGGAATAAAAGAAACCGAGAATATGGCGGACATTCCGGCCGGATCTACAGTGATTGTTCCGACCCACGGGGTTGGGCCGGAAGTGATGGTCAAGCTTGATGAATTAAAGGTATGTGTTGTCGACGCTACCTGTCCGTTTGTCCGCAGAGCGCAGAACCTGGCGCATTATCTTGGCCAGCGTACACAGGTAGTTATCGTGGGTGATCAAAAACACCCCGAAGTAAGAGGCATAATAGGCTATGCCGGGGAACAAGCTTTAATAGTAGAAGGTCCTGATCAGGCAGAATTACTGGATACTTTCCCTGAAGTAGCCGTATTGGCCCAGACAACACAGCCTTTGAGCAATTTTCAGTCTGTTATAGATGTTCTCCGGAGCAAGACAGGTTCTGTTAAAGTTTTTAACACTATCTGTAATGCAACAGGTATGCGGCAGCAGGCTGCTTTGGAACTTGCCCGGCAGGTAGGCGCAATGGTAGTGGCTGGAGGAAAAACAAGCGCCAATACCAGAAGGCTGGCTGAACTAAGCCGGGAATCGGGCGCCCCTACACATCATGTTGAAACTGCCCGTGATTTAAAAGCAGAATGGTTTAAAGGTATAGAAGTTGCAGGCCTGACAGCCGGAGCGTCTACACCGGACTGGATAATAGAGGAAGTTCAAACACGGATGAAGGAGTTGGGCGAAGTGATGGTTGAGGATGAAAAAAATGAAAAAAGCAATGTTAACGCTCTTGAAGCAGAGGAAGTAAAGACTGCCGTTCCGGAAGAGGCTGTCGATGTTTCAGGGAGCCCGGGGGCAACGCCGGTCTGCGCAGATGAGACAGTACAGGACTCTGATTCAACAGATGAGCCTGATACGGTTTCCGAGGAAGGGATGGAAGATACTGTTGAGGTTAAATCCTTGAGCCCGGGTCAGATAGTCAAAGGTGTTGTTGTGCAGGTAGGCGCCGACGAAGTTCTCGTCGACATGGGCTCGAAGTCGGAGGGGGTTGTGCCTTTCCGTGAACTTTCCGCATACGAAGCTGCTTCCCCCCAGGATGTTGTGTCCTTGGGTGATGAGATAGAAGTAACCGTAGTAAAAGTTGAAGATGACGAAGGCAGGTTGATTCTTTCCAAGGCCAGGGCGGACGCGGAAAAGGCCTGGGTCGACTTGCAGGCTCATCTGGATGACGGGAGCCCCGTGGAGGGTGTAGTCAGGGAAGTAATCAAGGGAGGCCTGCTGGTGGATGTAGGTTTGCGCGCCTTTATGCCGGCTTCGCTTGTCGAACAGGGTTATGTTGAAGATTTAAACAAGTATGTAGGGGTAAATGTTAAATCCAGAGTGATCGAATTAAACCGCGCCCGCAGAAAAGTTATCCTTTCACGCAAGTCTGTTCTTGAGGAAGAAAGGGCTTTACTGAAGCAGAGCGTCCTGGAGAGTTTGGAAGAAGGTCAGACAGTAAGAGGAATAGTCCGGCGGCTGACCAATTTCGGCGCTTTTGTCGATATCGGAGGTGTGGACGGGCTTCTGCACATTTCTGAAATGGCCTGGTACCGTGTCAACCATCCTTCAGATGTGCTGAACGTCGGAGATGAAATAGAAGTAAGGATACTTCAGCTTGACAGGGAGAACGAGAAAATCTCCCTCAGTTTAAAACAGGTGCTGCCTGATCCGTGGAAGCAGGTTGTTGAAAATTATCCCGTCGGTAGCATAGTTGAGGCGAAGGTAGTACGGCTTGCCCCGTTCGGCGCTTTTGTTCAGCTGGAACCCGGTGTTGAAGGTCTGGTTCATATTTCCCACCTGGCGGATCATCATGTGGAATCGACGGGTGAAATTGTTCATGAAGGTGAAGAGATCAGTGTCAAGGTATTAAGCGTTGAACCGGAGGAGAAACGCATCCGTCTTTCGATCCGGGAAGCAAAACGGGAAGCTCAAAAGCCGAAAAATACCTTGCCGGAAACAAAGGAAGAAAACGTTACCATAGGTGAAGTTGTTGGCGATATATTTGAGAACAATTAG